ACGATCTGACGCACATGCAGGTTGAGGCGAGCGTCGACGAAGCCGACATCGGACAGATCAAGGAATCAGAGCGCGTGACGTTCACCGTCGACGCGTATCCAGACGAGCAATTTCGCGGCAGCGTCTCGCAGGTCCGGCTCGCTCCGGTGACCGTGCAGAATGTGGTGACGTACACCGTCGTGATCGACGTTCCGAATCCCGATTTGAAACTCCGGCCCGGCATGACTGCGACCGTGTCAATATTGATCGACAGGCGGGACAACGCCCTCCGCATCCCGACGCTCGCGCTGCGGTTCCAACCCCCCTCCGACGCCGTGCCGAAATCCGCGGAGCCGGCGGCTTCGATGAGCGGAGGACAGCCGGATACAGGACGACAGCAGGGCGGCCAGCGCCAGGGGATGCAAGGCCAGGGTGAACGGAACCAGGGTGGCCAGGGCCAGGGCGGCAGGCCCGGAGGCGGCGAAGGACGGCAGCAAGGCGGTCAGAGAGGCGCGTGGGCAAACCGCGGCGGCGACGGCTCGAAGGAATCCCGGGCGCCGCGGACGCAGCAGATCTGGGTGCTCGATGCCGACAGGAACCTCAAGTCCGTGACGGTGACTCTCGGGCTCAATGACAACCGGTATGTAGAGCTTGCGGGCGGAGAACTCAAGGAAGGCGACGAAGTCGTAATCGGATTCGCAGCCGCCGAGACCGCGAGCGCCCCCAACCAACAGAATAATCCTTTTGGCCCGCGCGGAATGGGCGGACCCGGAGGCGGCGGCGGCGGAGGCGGCCGCGGCAGATGATGCGTCTAATCGAAATACTAAGGATCTCGTTCGACTCGCTGCTCCGGCAGAAGATGCGGTCGCTTCTGACGATGCTCGGCATTATCATTGGCGTCGGCGCGGTGATCGCGATGGTGGCGATCGGCCAGGGCGCGCAGACCTCGGTTGAAGCACAAATCAGCAGTCTCGGGACGAACGTGTTGATGGTGTTTCCCGGGACGACCACCAGAGGCGGGATCATGGCGGGCGCCGGCACCGGCACGTCGCTGACCGAAGAGGATGCCCAGGCCGCGAAGGAGCAATGCCCCGCCGTAGCCTACGTCAGCCCGCTTCTGCGGAGCGGCGGACAGATCGTCTACGGAAACGTCAACTGGGGAACGGTTCTCCAGGGGGGGACGGTCGATCTTTTCTCGATCAGGGATTGGCAGGTCGCCTCCGGCGAGTTTTTTACCGACCAGGACGTACGCGCCGCGACGAAAGTCTGCATGATCGGCCAGACGATCGTCCAACAGCTTTTTGATAACGCCGATCCGATCGGTCAGACGCTCAGGATCCGCAACACCCCCTTCAAGGTCCTCGGCACCCTGAAAGCAAAGGGACAGAATGCGATGGGTCAGGACCAGGACGATCTGATCATCATGCCCTACACGACGCTCCAGAAGAGGCTGATGGGAAATACACGGAGCTGGGGCTTCCTCGCTTCGGCGGTGACCAAGGCTCAGATTCCCGAGGCGCAACAGGAGATGACGGATCTGCTTCGAGCGCGCCACAAGCTCGGCGCATCGGACGACAACGATTTCACCATCCGGACCCAGACCGAAATCGCGGACGCCCAGACCCAGACCACCCGCATCATGACGACGCTCCTCGCAAGCATCGCGTCCGTCTCGCTGATCGTCGGGGGAATCGGGATCATGAACATCATGCTGGTCTCCGTGACCGAGAGGACG
This is a stretch of genomic DNA from Bacteroidota bacterium. It encodes these proteins:
- a CDS encoding efflux RND transporter periplasmic adaptor subunit, which translates into the protein MKKIYLYVLITIVVLGTVGYLWLSSSASKDPRYRTEKVSRGSVVIQVRATGVINPVKTVQVGSQVSGTISKINVDFNSVVKKGEVIAEIDPTFLQASVNEAQANLERNKAQVDGLKRTYDRTDELFKKNLVSAADYDAAKTSYEGAVAQLKQTQAALDRAKVNLLYATIRSPIDGVIISRVVDVGQTVAASLQTPTLFSIGNDLTHMQVEASVDEADIGQIKESERVTFTVDAYPDEQFRGSVSQVRLAPVTVQNVVTYTVVIDVPNPDLKLRPGMTATVSILIDRRDNALRIPTLALRFQPPSDAVPKSAEPAASMSGGQPDTGRQQGGQRQGMQGQGERNQGGQGQGGRPGGGEGRQQGGQRGAWANRGGDGSKESRAPRTQQIWVLDADRNLKSVTVTLGLNDNRYVELAGGELKEGDEVVIGFAAAETASAPNQQNNPFGPRGMGGPGGGGGGGGRGR
- a CDS encoding ABC transporter permease; this encodes MMRLIEILRISFDSLLRQKMRSLLTMLGIIIGVGAVIAMVAIGQGAQTSVEAQISSLGTNVLMVFPGTTTRGGIMAGAGTGTSLTEEDAQAAKEQCPAVAYVSPLLRSGGQIVYGNVNWGTVLQGGTVDLFSIRDWQVASGEFFTDQDVRAATKVCMIGQTIVQQLFDNADPIGQTLRIRNTPFKVLGTLKAKGQNAMGQDQDDLIIMPYTTLQKRLMGNTRSWGFLASAVTKAQIPEAQQEMTDLLRARHKLGASDDNDFTIRTQTEIADAQTQTTRIMTTLLASIASVSLIVGGIGIMNIMLVSVTERTREIGVRMSIGARKVDILTQFLMEALVLSVLGGLLGIGLGVGGSGLISKIAGWPTFITANSIILAVFFSMLVGVFFGFYPARKASLLHPIDALRYE